The sequence TTCTTTCAGACTAGTGGAAAGACAACATTCAAAATGCACATTTAGGTGCAAATTTTACTAAACTTTTTCTATGTGCATTTGTAGATTTCAATTAAAATGAAGATctcaaaattagatttttctctTATTGAGTCAGTCATTTCCACCTCAGTAACGATTACATACACCACACcttccatttttattccaaCCTATGTCCTGAAGGTTATTTGCTGAGGGGTTTGGTCATATATCACTCATACCTTGAATTATAGattattttattcctaaaaatgtggggaaaaaattgatttttttaaattgatttgaaaataattaatgAATTTTCTTTGGCTGTCGatagtattttctgttttatggaGTGATAAAAACGTGCGCTCATTGATAGCCTCtaatatttaaaacaaccaaacaattTTGTAATGGCACTAAAAAAAGAGAATTGTTGGAGCAGGTTAAGTGATTTAAATGACCAGTTGGTACCATACAACTGAATTGAGTGGCTCCACCTGAACCTAACAAGTGATATTAATATCActagttttattcatttagatCTACTGAAATCATTTGATTCCTCTTAAATGGGCATTGCTGCTGCTTAATTCTAAGGACAGTCAACTTTAGGTCTGGGATTTTTAAACATAAGCGTTTGCTTTACCCAAACACTAAGTGTGAATCATGATTTTGTTGTTAGACTTAGCGTTCATTCCTTACAGTTTGAAGGAACGTGGGTgtcaatgttccctgtaatatttcatgagtgtgagcaaacacacaaactccctgagcgtcccttggaccactgtgagcaacatcagacgtgtgcactgtggtcacaccagcatcacatccattcaagttacatggttcattaaaagaatcacattacagcatttacatttctgttaaaacactttgtcaacaggagccagttgaaggctgcagtgattttagtgacactacaatgtataagagtgaagttattgaatatttgtctctctttactgttgcagcggttttgcaaattgcagatggaccctgttcactccatagacaccaatgttattcctgtagcttgaaagacagctacttttgataaaactgggcttgtagcacattgtctgccttgcaacaatgggaaagaggcaccgtttatgttttgacaacctatatctaatgagttattgatgctggaagtccgaatctgtgaatatctttccaactttactgaacttggggccactaccacctaaggagtgatatatttaattttgaaaaaagcatttagccatacttaaagctttaagtgctttattaacacggaactaaacattttgtattgttttattatcacaggttctgtctgaaacgaggtggcatcattttaaatagtgaaatcaaactaataaaatgtaatgaccaaccagtgagtaatactggattctgcaaaaacataaacaacttttttttaatctaaatcttaacacagtattaacttatttttgtgtatatgcatgtatttattgatttatttagtactgttaacatatcagagttctgagtgaatttttcttaagataggcaaaggccatttattgattacatataggctcttaaatgtttattagaaactaaaaagcattttaaaaaaacaacttaggcatttattgagtcactaaaatactgtagagtacagaccacatcagcatgattataagcatcctctggtaaattaacaaccagatactgatgtctctcaccatatggacttcaggagatgactgggggatgataaactgtgacctactggttgggttctctctgttctcatgtttcttacatgtttgtcccctgacagcagggtcctaatgttttttgagcaacacaccatactatgacgtttttacagtgatggttctactatggaaccagtttgacatgttcaggtgttctttgtgtgaaaactcaagagatttcaggtatcagaaggtggttttcagctttctttgttaactttctgcttcaactttaaactaaatttccttcactaacccagccctctggacttccagtaagctgtgttcctattggctgtccaggtggctgcttggtgttatcaggaacacctgagcagctcagtgtcttcctgctttatttagctgcagacaaacatttcctctgcttctgttcaccactgaaccgggtttggctcctttgcttcagtttgttctttaggcgttggcttgcagcttccagcagtaaaattgtctttaatgtgtttcttggtgtgttttagggctttgtactggatagctgtcttggtaaatgtggttctttagccacagttagcacatggtgctaatgtgtgcagtgattagtggatttggtgcagctgagttgtgtctttatcttggctgtagtgagtcttcagaggtttttggtcagacacattctgtattcttgtttgtgaaccagcgttggttgtccagaaggtaagagttcctgtcctgattctctgttctcagaggttctctggtaggctgtaggagactttagcgtttgggttgtgctagtttggtttttgtatggtttcatttggacgactatcttgaggcccctccatgtggtttagtgaggttttctgcaacagttctacaaagcaacctgcagcagaagagactttgagggtttttaggaagttctagagaccagactttagagcagcagaaacatttgtcagcagtttgagcaggagaaggtgagcttcagagtagaaatgagacggaaaccttcttgacccgtgtggtgaggtcctgtaccaagagtttgagcaggttgtgaagagtctgtagttctttggtctgaaagcacaagaagagtcgactcattaaaggagaaaacaggagatatctttgtttctgctgttattCTGCAGTTTctagtttccttagactgagtatcaagtttatattttaaatgatttcccatgtgagcccaagaagacttcaataaactccctccatcccctggactcaacatattttattaccatgttaaatctttttttttttgtttttgagttttaatcatagtttaagcatagttttttctctttgcttgtttacttTTGTAATCTGTgcgaaaggtgctaaacaaataaagttgaattgataaactgaataattgactaactcatgattgtgaacagaagtattttcattgtgatttaagggtttgtttcatttttaaggttggggttaaaatcttgacagaaaaaaaagattaaagaaataaagtgcagtaaaaaaaaagcaattaaatcaaaggaaaaaaacaaacttttaaaaagaaaattaaacattaaatacaattaaattatattagacaaaatatttaattggataaacagaagatacaaaacatgtaattatgaaattaaacaaaaaaatttaaacaaaaatattaaacattaaagatgaaatattttagataattaacatctaaaaaatacaattaaacaagaatattacacatttagaaaaatataaaacattgaattagattattaaacctttaaaagtcaaacatttaattttaaaaattaaatgtttaattagaaaattaaatcttaaagacaataaaactttaaataggaattaaacagaaaatacaatgaagcattaaaaaataaaattaaacattaaaaggtggtaaaacatttaatcaaaaaattaaacattgggaaagaaaaggaaatttttcaaacaagccgataaaacatttggaaaaacaacaattaaatgttaaaaagacaaaacatttcgaaatcagatcagacattagaacagaataaaaggtgagaaaagagcaaaactaaacatttaagaataatcaaactaaagataaaacctttgaaaagacaccagttagactttaaaagatcaaattaaacagaagagaaaataaaacgatcaaaaagagcaaaaacagatcaaggtcaaagtgttttctagtctgaaatgaaaacatcaagttgtttcttcaaacatttcctctttctatgttcttggtttgattgtggacagatttactaagaactcatttcagaaaactgatttccagataaagtctactagtagttgaaggcatcgatcaaactaatgttaccttctgatctccacaaactttactgttcagtgaaaaatcaaggtttgttcaggatttctaaaaaacccacaggtgaaggtctgagaagaactcagatggatgttctaaatgtgaaatcaagactcaaggtcacaagttttaaggcttctgttaaccagaaagttcagactaacagagaagtactgagaaacttttaaaacttcagtcctcagactgtctgaaggttcaaactaacagggaactactcaggaacttagaagatatcagtccttggactgtctgaaagttaaatctaacagagaacgactgtgggacttagaaaatttcagccctcagactgtctgaaggttcaaactaacagagaactactcaggaacttagatatcagtccttgaactgtctgaaggttcaaactaacagagaactactgtgggacttagaaaatttcagccctcagactgtgtgaaagctcaggtcctgaggacttgggaggtctggaggctttggaaagtcttggaactgagggttccaccctccagcacaaaggctgaagtccaacctcctgagaaaatcGGTCGAGACAAgactcaagtaaaaaaaaaacttgaaaacgacaaaaaatagatgataaatgtgcaaaaaaaagaagaattagtatctgagcgaatagctcagggggataagaagagtgactacaaagtggaaggtcgcaggttcaagacccaccaccggcacttttctttctttgtctttgtcagaattttgagaaaatttaagaagtgtctggtcttgaaccagcgacctgcagctccataggcaaatccttaactcactgagctacagatcagatacaaagaaataatttcgtcgtccctttggcatcgtagtttctgaagtgaccacatgggcagagccaaggcggagtctgggtggagtcagggcggagagtaggtggggaggtgggtggcggcctcccccctctactcccccacctcccaccaccacccaccacaccttcccccgcccgacgagttcttcgagtctccacgagttcttcgagtctccacaggttttcccgagtttctggagtttccaccaggtcggaggcagaacaagttgtcatgaagagatgttgaagtcggccaggatggactgacttttacagcgactagaaggaagaccactagaagagcaggtctttaaccaccatccataaaatccatggagtcactccagagaaataaagaaaggtcaacttttatcaacctccatccacatgttcaacttgatatctttacttggagatttttagcaccacaaacctttagtatcacactttattatcatttattaggactttaatggaatccaccagcagattttgtttttgttgacaaactttattcttgtcatcgtgggactgcagtatttaaaactgttccttctatttgacctcatgtttattagttttagtggataaagttttaattgtcaattagtctcttaaaaactaaataataaatggattagtcaagaggtttaaatttcttactttgtcatattttaaatatgacaaaaaatataaaaataaagcatcttgagacaatttgacctgtcattggtgttatataaataaaactgaattaaaattgtatgtatcttgtaatgttggagtaattcagccatatatgttggaaaacacattttctttgaccattaatctgttgattgttttctccagtaactcatttcttgttttggtttataaaatgtcaagcccaaacatattcagtttactgtcataaaaaccaaaaagatttacattcatgatgcaggaatcaggcagtttttcactttttatcttagtttagtcagaaagatagttgataatgtgtgaattgttgcagcttgtgagcagtaaaaggttttaatctttggggccgagtgtcagaaaacatttagaaaccaacatcaacaaaacactcaacaaagatttgaacatcattaaagggaaatccaacttttgcatgacaatgtctaatgaaaggacatttatttccaacgtaaatgtgtgatattcatcctctggagctttctcttcacatcgtcttccacttggactggtttggtcgggagcatgtgcaacaaacatttgaaaaactgcactttaacatcaatgaatgacactcaagtttaatctctacataaatgagactgagtctggatatgctgctctgtcattaactcctaactttagggaaagttcaaacaaaagaggacagttcagagaagacttgagaatgagcttattttgaacaaacatctcagcttcagcacctctagcaagacaatttaacaacaagcaactcgagatccagaagttggagagagttagctttagctgagccaaagaacgtgggatgctaacctagcaaacatttcagacttttctctgtgaattctgagaaataatttcctatttaatgacagagctacacatcttaactcagtctcattaaaacagactctaattcagtgtcatccatccatattaaagtgcagttacccaaaatgtttgctgcatgagctccaacaaaacctgtccaggtagaaggccactttgacaaacaggaagtggacgattccaagcagatttatagaagggggaaccagactgtactaagtgtggtcgagtatagaggggtgttttctgggtttttaagttatttgtacaatatacgatgtatatgacggtgttttttcataccaaaggctatactatgatgttttctaagagacatacgatgctactctggttgttctggtcctgggccactgcactcctcctctgttgttttctggattgtactcagctgcatgtcttcatccaccaggcctccgttgactcgtcccacctgctgtctctggagctgaagctggattggaacagaccaaagtacagtccaatcacgatgccagctacctctcaaaaggctccttcatctggcaggtggcagcacttcttctgaggggaagctgagctggcccagcagaactttggagatgtgttccagtggttggtggatgtgtggggagatagtgagggacctttgaattgttcacaaaggaaaacagggaacccattggtcgtttcagtttagggtgctactgcggtgtgtttttgggttttaagaggtgaacaggaagagtttttttttcttattgattatcttttactttgttcctggttggaatgtccatcaatgtcaacatgaagttcacttttagttctgttgatttatttttattttactaacactcatttgtttttaaccccctcacatgttgtgttgttgtaaacttactctttcaaataaattctcatctaaccctctggaaaccagtgtttggactgtttttgtgttgctcctcacctactgacagctgtggactaaaggctatactcagacgtttttagagccacatgctatactatgatgtttgttgggcgacacactatactataggcttttttaattgacatattactgtgacgtgttttttgtttttgttttttttttgtttttttaagcaacatataagaattcgaacagttttaaaagttactatacttttacttgtgcaatgaaattattactATATGGCATTTTTCAGATGACacattatactctgatgttttcttgaataacatactattttgacaatatattgcactatgacattttttgaaccacatatcatacatgacaattttaggcaacatcccatcattttgcgctttttgaaccacataataatctatgttttgttttttttttcttgccaacatgctgtactatgaactacaggccatactatgttattcttgagtaaagcatactatactttgacgttttctgaactacatcctatactatggcattatacacagagtgctttggttacatgttgatttataatctagattttttttctgctttgttttttgacaggattaccacagacctgaccgtgaacaccgttgacacccacctgagggagacgctgtctaagatctcaaggctgcttggtcgtggtctttctggcacgtactcttccaagatgagccgggaagtttaacactgatggaatgacaccaggtctaagccgacaaacttccacttcctcctcaacccatagtctctgggaaacctacatggagtaagaaaagtagacagagaagtaagtaagtctgtatacaacatattaaaaagaaatcatgctaataaattaagtacaaagaaccgaattcgccaatatactggagaccagagctatttaatttgataagtataaccttgtttagtagcatttcaattatttgagagcagtcctaaagaactgcctgtaatcccaatcataaaatgggtttggaggaagaacatagatggtaatctggatatacatgagttaggctttataactactattggtagtattggtggtagtaatagcaatgtgactactactagtagtagtggtagtacactcactactgctgatactggcactgctactacaacttgtaatactattacaaatgctgatactacttctacaactctaacagctgtttatactactactgctgcttgtacatttagtattactactactgcttgtacaactatactgcagctactattaatcgtctggtatttggttgtcaagctgctcgctcgccttagcgttttgctagtggctaactagttagctctcatagactggaagctgtcaacaagatttcataatgaaaaaagagccaaaaactattcttacctatgaaaattcattccaagtttccttgtctcaatcgtacgacgcagtgtgtaattgtatgcagcacagtgagccggcatacttgttgtttccgttttcacgccgtctacatcaacggaatgcactgaaactttgcccacACTAGCTTATCCTCGCTGTAGCACACAGCTCAAAGGgacgtgtcctatctactcattcatatctatgagaacaacgatggctgcacataaggacgtctgacattgattagctgtgtaaataccattatatacagtctatggtaaatacgtatgtgaatcgcatcattggctgcagcagccagtcaccggtcactcactgactcacattgaaaaatagcacagaatgaattgttacgtctttattttatttacaatttaggttggattttttttttgtgtgcgcagcgcagattttctgtgtgtggagaccgtgtcagcagtgcgcaattgcgcacgggcgcagtttagagggaacagtggtggGTGTCATAACGCACAATATTGAAGGAATAGAAAACTTAATTTTTTGCACGTTTGAAGAAATTGTTATTCCAGTTTGAGAGGAGAAAGTGTAATCTGAAGTTGACAGAATCCACAAAAGTAAACTGCCATCACCAAAGCAGAAAGAGAAGTGAGATTTCTTAGAAACAGTACTTTCCTCAGCTGtagtttatgtgtttatttcaagACTTGATATATCATCTGTTGGTGAAGTCTTCATATTAAAAGTCACTAAAGCTGTCAAATACATGCAAAAGtacatttccctctgaaatgtggAGTTTAAGGAAGCATAAAATAGAAATGctcatgaaaaggaaaagtaCCCTAAAACTGTAATCAAGTATTTGAGTTTATATTTGTAGTTAGTTTTCACATAAAGCTAAAGCTTATGAATTAACACATCAAACCTCGTCTATTTACACAAAAGCAGAAACTATGCACTAAAAATTACAACGCATAAACCACATATAGACTTCATTTAGACAGTGGAACCTGACTTAAACCACCATATTGTGGGAGAAAAATTAAGCTCTGTGTAACTTGGGCTGACTAGCATTTTTCCACAGTTAACTATATATAGCAACATTAAACTTGGTAATGATTGTTGACAGCCTTCTATATAACCTCGTCTTGTGAATCTGCACACCGTCATATATGTTTATGGGTCCAACAATGCAGATTTGTGTTGCTGACCCAAATTAGCGCAGCAGGGCGAAGGGATCAGAGGTTGTTATGTGCGACACAGACTGGACGATCAGTGCTGCTTTGTGCTGCACAATGACAGTAACGCGTCTTGCACAACATCATGTGACTGTCATCAACCTGCTGTAACCATACTGGCCTGTTCAGCTCCCTCTGCATGAATGACGTGacaaagtatttggtgaaactTTTACACCAGCAACTTATAGTGTTAAACCATTAAATCAATAGTTCACTTTAACTCGGCTTCAAACTGCCTCAGGCTcaactggaaaacaaaaaaagatgacaTGTTATGAACACAAATGTCCCATACATGTGTCAAAATCTTTGATTCTCGTGTATGCTTCATTAAGAGTGCTTCAAAATCGCCAAGGAGGCACCTCCATTAAATACAGGGAGAGAAATGTCACACAAACTCCGCAGGTTCACACAACAAGCAGCTGAAGAGCTTATCTGAGCAGCTACAAAACTGCATGTGAAGAAGCTGCTATGTATGTGCAACCTTGACCTGGAAGCAAATTAAATTCTAGCAGGAGTGAAAGTATCGGTAACATATTACTACAGGTCAGTTAAAGAAACACTGGTGATGGGGTTGTTGGATTTTCCTCCAAATTTGGAAATTACAAAGGGAAATACAAAAGGTTTGGTAGTTTCTGTGACATGACAGTTCCCCTGGAGTGAACACAAGCAGCTTTCATGATGTCATGAAGAATTCTTGTCGTTCTAATCAGAACCAAGTGCATATAAGCACATCGCATTCTTGTCAAGGTCTTGTTGTGCCTGTTGTTCAGTCTAAAAAAGCCTGTATTGTTCCACTTCAGCAGGCTTGGCCATAGCTGCAGAATTTGCAAAGTAATGTTGTGAGAATGAACTAAATTATTCACAGTCAACAAAAGATGATACATGGAAAGTGTAAAGTAATGTTTAAGTCTTTTATTGTCTAACAGACAACAAGTTCTGGTTGCCTTCAACATTTATAGGTTCAAGAAACAGTCGTaaagtcaccaaaaacaaaacaagtctaAATTCTAGCTGGGCCTTTAGTTGTTTCTTTGCAAGTTGAAGTTGTGACATTATAAAAGCAAGATGTCTACATTTGACTGAACCATCcttttaataatatataaagaCTCTGCATTGAAAAGGTGCATCTAGGGGAGGggtataaaagtaaaaatacaataaaacatttacaataaacagacaaaaagctgTGATCGGAGTGAAAAATGTACATGTCAATGACATTTTAAGGCATCAACATTCCCCCACAGCGTGAGAGACTCACACCATGACAGCAGCATCTTCACAAGACACGCAGTCTTAAAAAACATCCACAGCCCTAAATACAGCATCACACAGCGAGCTACATGTGGCCCCCGGAAACTAAACTTTAGTCCCCTATTGAAGCCTGGGTGTGTTGACTGCTGCAGAACATTCAATGAATCTGGAAACACACAGACGCATCAACAAAGTGGCTAGTGTCTTTAACAAAGTGTACCCACAGTATGCCCCTCTCAAACCCGCTGATGTGAACACAGTTTTACATtcatttgcaaatttaaaatggTGTTTGAGCAACAAATGGTCTTTTTAgagaaaaaacccaaacatctggaatattacaattttgctgatttaaaaaaacaatcgaCTTTTAGAAACAAAGAAGCCAAACCCAGAATCATGAGGCTCATGTATGCATAAGCTTTAAACTACATCCCAAGTTGACTGGCTATTAGTTGAAGTGACAAATTATATTGTACAAAAACACTGTAGAAAACATGACACCACTGGAGTGCCATTTACATTTGGGCAGAAGTGTGTTTACCCACAGGGAACCCGATATCCCACTCTAATCCCTTCCCCAGTTCAGCACTCCTCCACCACGGTACCAGCCGAGGAGGAGTACAGTTTTTTCTTCACCAGCCGGAAACCTGGACTCAGTTTAAGCACAGGCTTGAAAGTTGGGGCGAAGCAGGTTCCCATAAAGAAGAAGTCCCGCAGGCTGGGCCAGGCGGTGCCATCCTGCTTAAACACCAGAGTCAACTCAAACGTGGGCACGACGGTGGCGTCGTACACGATGCGCTCGAGCTGCTTGCAGCCCTTGTTGAGCTCCAGGTGGATGAATAGGACGCAGCCACGCAGGCCGCAGGGCTCGCAGGACGCCAGCCGCAGGACTTCCCGAGCTATTCTCCTCGTTAACTTCTCTGGTACCAGCACAGAGGAGCAGTGCAGCGTGGTCTTCTTGGACCGTGACAGGCAGTTTTCGAACATCTTGGCCAGCTGTTGACAGGATCTGTCCTCTGTGACATCTGCATTCGTCTGGGGCTCAGTCAAGCAGTGATCCCAGAAATCCAACTCTGGGAACACAATGAACATTTTAGGGACAAGAACCAGCTTTCTTCTGCAGGACGATGAAAGGCCACTTCATGATGCAAGCATGCACAAGGGAATGTTTCTGCttttgcatttgaaaaaaaaaaaatctcagactGCTGAACTGCACAAGCTCTTGCAAAAGAATGAAATCAACCTCAAAGcatgtatacattagctgtgggcAGACAAAGCTGCTGTTAGATGTGCCATTGATCGCAGGCTGTTGTGCAGACAGGCTGATGACTGAGGATGACTTCATCCTCcacagacctccctctcccctccaCTGCTGCAGCCATGCACCACACCACACAGGGATAAACAAGCTCACAACTGGAAGCCTCCAGCAACTAGCAGGTTCGCCACACACTAAAAAACACGCAGAAAACGCCAGTGGGCTCACCTTTCTCAATGCAGACCTGGTCGTATCTTCTTTCAACCAGCTCGGAAATACACTCGTTGCTTTTGGTCTTCAATGTGCTTGTGGCAACCATGGTGACAGTGTTGATTTCTTCAGGACTGGGCCGTTTTCCTGGGCTTTTACAAAAAAAGCTGCCTGCAAATACACGCAGTGGCGTCAATAAAGCGGGTTGTTTTTAGCTCAATAACACACAAGAGACTCTTGAAGGAAGCTAGCCGAAGATGCTAACGCGTCAAACTTTCAAAATGCAGCCTTTAACCCTAAATAACCGGGACTTTATGTCGCCTCTCATTATTTACCTCACCTGCTAGTTTCTAGCTAGGAAACATTAGCTCGAAATACCAAAAATACTCACCTTAAATATTATTTAGTGCAAAAATAGTTTAGTTTAGACGGTTTCGTATAAATACAtccacttacacacacacacacacacagaaacacacaaacacactgcagcaggAGAAAACTTCAGAGCAGCTTTTATACCTTCTTCTGCGTCAGCTGGCCGGAGGGTTTGACCAATCACAGCACGCGTTTGGACGTCGAGACGTTGctcctctctgattggctgcggAACGGcgtttaaatgaaataattggCCAATGTTTGGGGGGGAAATATCTGTGTTGCTATGTAGAAGAGGTAACGTTTAGGCTGCAGCCTGGGAAGTCAAATTTTATATTTACACTGAAAGTTGAATATATTGAGATTAATCCACCTGAACTCTGTTGAAATTTGCACACAGAGGTTCATCCACGTGTTTGGT comes from Amphiprion ocellaris isolate individual 3 ecotype Okinawa chromosome 23, ASM2253959v1, whole genome shotgun sequence and encodes:
- the LOC111567543 gene encoding DNA damage-inducible transcript 4-like protein, with the translated sequence MVATSTLKTKSNECISELVERRYDQVCIEKELDFWDHCLTEPQTNADVTEDRSCQQLAKMFENCLSRSKKTTLHCSSVLVPEKLTRRIAREVLRLASCEPCGLRGCVLFIHLELNKGCKQLERIVYDATVVPTFELTLVFKQDGTAWPSLRDFFFMGTCFAPTFKPVLKLSPGFRLVKKKLYSSSAGTVVEEC